In Lentilitoribacter sp. Alg239-R112, the following proteins share a genomic window:
- a CDS encoding NAD(P)-dependent alcohol dehydrogenase yields MQAITYSKYGGPDVVQISEVPTPIIKDDQVLIKVHAASVSSGDWRARSLILPKGFGLLGRLMFGIFGPRKPILGTELSGTIEAIGASVKKFKIGDAVVAFPDISMGAHAQYCAMKEDGLIVKKPHNLNFAEAASLCFGGTTALSFLRDKCGIQPNEKVLIIGASGSTGSAAVQIAKSFDAEVTGICGPNNVALVQSIGADHVIDYTKEDFTKNGETYDIILNCNGEIGFSDVEHSLAPRGRLGLILGNFKQLLGLERAPKKSGKKVIPGVAMTKLEDLELLAKLAESGKYKPVIGHTFAFEAAQEAHAMVDTGHKRGNVVLIMQEHPSDNLNMAANNAGANWHPFT; encoded by the coding sequence ATGCAAGCAATCACATACTCAAAATATGGCGGACCGGACGTTGTGCAAATCAGCGAAGTGCCAACCCCGATAATCAAAGATGATCAGGTACTTATAAAGGTGCACGCAGCAAGTGTTTCGTCCGGTGACTGGCGCGCGCGAAGCCTTATCCTACCCAAAGGCTTTGGCCTGTTGGGGCGGCTGATGTTTGGCATATTTGGCCCACGAAAACCTATATTGGGCACTGAATTATCCGGAACAATAGAGGCCATCGGCGCATCCGTTAAAAAATTTAAAATTGGCGATGCCGTCGTCGCATTTCCCGACATTTCAATGGGTGCCCATGCGCAATATTGTGCGATGAAAGAAGATGGTCTGATTGTGAAGAAACCTCACAATCTCAACTTTGCGGAAGCTGCGTCCCTATGCTTTGGCGGCACAACTGCACTTAGCTTTTTGCGCGATAAATGCGGCATACAGCCAAATGAGAAAGTGTTGATCATTGGCGCCTCCGGTTCAACGGGATCTGCTGCGGTCCAAATTGCCAAAAGCTTTGATGCCGAAGTAACGGGCATATGCGGGCCAAACAACGTCGCGCTTGTTCAATCCATTGGTGCAGATCATGTGATTGACTACACGAAAGAAGATTTTACCAAAAACGGTGAAACATACGACATTATTCTAAATTGCAATGGCGAGATAGGTTTCTCAGATGTGGAACACTCACTCGCACCAAGAGGCCGCTTAGGCCTTATTCTTGGAAATTTTAAACAACTATTGGGGCTTGAACGTGCGCCCAAAAAATCGGGCAAGAAAGTAATCCCCGGCGTGGCGATGACAAAGCTTGAAGACTTAGAATTATTGGCTAAACTTGCCGAGAGCGGTAAGTATAAACCGGTAATCGGCCATACATTTGCTTTCGAAGCGGCACAAGAAGCACATGCAATGGTCGATACAGGCCATAAGCGCGGCAACGTTGTTCTGATTATGCAAGAACACCCCTCAGATAATCTAAATATGGCTGCAAATAACGCAGGAGCCAATTGGCACCCGTTTACATAA